In one Balaenoptera ricei isolate mBalRic1 chromosome 20, mBalRic1.hap2, whole genome shotgun sequence genomic region, the following are encoded:
- the ALOX15B gene encoding polyunsaturated fatty acid lipoxygenase ALOX15B isoform X2: MAEFRVRVSTGEAFGAGTWDKMSVIIVGTEGETLPLPLDHFGKEFTAGAEEDFEVTCPQDVGQVLLLRVHKTPPALLRPFWPLASDAWFCRWFQLTPPRGAPLRFPCYQWLEDKGSLVLREGTAKISWEDHHPTLQQQRQEELQARRETYSWKTYIPGWPHCLNEETIKNLDLNIKYSLAKNITFYLRGGSMLADLKLKGLLDRKGLWKSLEEMRSVFNSRKTPAVEYVFEHWQEDAFFAYQFLNGLNPVLIRRCRHLPKNFPVTDAMVAPALGPGTSLQAELEKGSLFLVDHGILSGICTNVINGRPQFSAAPMTLLYQRPGRGPLLPLAIQLSQTPGPDSPIFLPSDDKWDWLLAKTWVRNAEFSIHEALTHLLQVHLVTEVFTLATLRQLPHCHPLFKSTGLGIEGFSELIQRYMEQLNYSVLCLPEDIRARGVEDIPGYYYRDDGMQIWGAVEGFVSEMIGIYYLSDEFVRDDSELQAWVWEIFSEGFLGRESSGVPSSLGTREALIQYITMVIFTCSAKHSAVGTGQFDFSAWMPNLPPTMQLPPPTSKGQASPEGFIATLPPVNATCDVITALWVLSKEPGDRRPLGTYPDEHFTEAAPCWSIAAFQSRLAQISRDIQERNQDLELPYTYLDPPIIENSVSI; encoded by the exons ATGGCCGAGTTCAGGGTGCGGGTATCCACTGGGGAGGCCTTCGGGGCTGGCACGTGGGACAAAATGTCTGTCATCATCGTGGGGACCGAAGGAGAGACCCTGCCACTGCCCCTGGACCATTTCGGCAAAGAGTTCACTGCGGGTGCT GAGGAGGACTTCGAGGTGACGTGCCCCCAGGACGTGGGCCAGGTGCTGCTTCTGCGCGTGCACAAGACTCCCCCCGCGCTGCTCCGTCCCTTCTGGCCCCTGGCCTCGGACGCCTGGTTCTGCCGCTGGTTCCAGCTCACGCCGCCCCGGGGCGCCCCCCTCCGCTTCCCCTGCTACCAGTGGCTGGAGGACAAGGGGAGCCTGGTGCTGCGGGAGGGGACAG CGAAGATCTCCTGGGAAgaccaccaccccaccctccagCAGCAGCGCCAGGAGGAGCTGCAGGCCAGGCGGGAGACGTACAG CTGGAAGACTTACATCCCAGGCTGGCCTCACTGCCTCAACGAGGAGACCATAAAAAACCTGGACCTCAACATCAAATACTCTCTGGCAAAGAACATCACCTTCTACTTGCGAGGCGGCTCAAT GTTGGCAGATCTGAAACTCAAAGGGCTGCTGGACCGCAAGGGGCTCTGGAAGAGTCTGGAGGAGATGAGAAGTGTATTCAACTCCCGGAAGACCCCAGCCGTGG AGTACGTGTTTGAACACTGGCAGGAGGATGCCTTCTTCGCCTACCAGTTCCTGAATGGCCTCAACCCGGTCCTGATCCGCCGCTGTCGCCACCTGCCAAAGAACTTCCCTGTCACTGATGCCATGGTGGCCCCAGCGTTGGGCCCCGGGACGAGTCTGCAGGCTGAGCTGGAG AAGGGGTCCTTGTTCCTGGTGGATCACGGCATCCTCTCTGGCATCTGCACCAATGTCATTAATGGGAGGCCTCAGTTCTCCGCGGCCCCAATGACCCTGCTATACCAGCGCCCAGGGCGTGGGCCCCTGCTGCCCCTCGCCATCCAG CTCAGCCAGACCCCTGGGCCCGACAGCCCCATCTTTCTGCCCAGCGACGACAAGTGGGACTGGCTGCTGGCCAAGACGTGGGTGCGCAATGCCGAGTTCTCCATCCACGAGGCCCTCACGCACCTGTTACAGGTACACCTGGTGACCGAGGTCTTCACCCTGGCTACGCTGCGCCAGCTGCCTCACTGCCACCCACTCTTCAAG TCCACAGGCCTTGGCATTGAAGGTTTCTCTGAGCTGATACAGAGGTACATGGAACAGCTGAACTATTCCGTCCTGTGTCTGCCTGAGGATATCCGGGCCCGAGGAGTTGAAGACATCCCAGGCTACTACTACCGGGATGATGGGATGCAGATCTGGGGTGCAGTGGAAGG CTTTGTCTCCGAAATGATCGGCATCTACTACCTGAGCGATGAGTTTGTCCGCGATGACAGTGAACTCCAGGCCTGGGTGTGGGAGATCTTCTCCGAGGGCTTCCTAGGTCGGGAGAGCTCAG GTGTACCCTCCTCCCTGGGGACACGGGAAGCCCTGATACAGTACATCACCATGGTGATATTCACCTGCTCGGCCAAGCATTCCGCTGTCGGTACAGGGCAG TTTGACTTCAGTGCCTGGATGCCCAACCTGCCACCTACCATGCAGCTGCCACCGCCCACCTCTAAAGGCCAGGCAAGCCCGGAGGGGTTCATAGCCACCCTCCCGCCAGTCAATGCCACGTGTGATGTCATCACTGCCCTCTGGGTGCTGAGCAAGGAGCCTGGAGACAGA AGGCCCCTGGGCACCTACCCGGACGAGCACTTCACGGAGGCGGCCCCGTGCTGGAGCATCGCGGCCTTCCAGAGCCGCCTGGCTCAGATCTCGCGAGACATCCAGGAGCGAAACCAGGACCTGGAGCTGCCCTACACCTACCTGGACCCTCCCATCATCGAGAACAGCGTCTCCATCTAA
- the ALOX15B gene encoding polyunsaturated fatty acid lipoxygenase ALOX15B isoform X3, with translation MAEFRVRVSTGEAFGAGTWDKMSVIIVGTEGETLPLPLDHFGKEFTAGAEEDFEVTCPQDVGQVLLLRVHKTPPALLRPFWPLASDAWFCRWFQLTPPRGAPLRFPCYQWLEDKGSLVLREGTAKISWEDHHPTLQQQRQEELQARRETYSWKTYIPGWPHCLNEETIKNLDLNIKYSLAKNITFYLRGGSMLADLKLKGLLDRKGLWKSLEEMRSVFNSRKTPAVEYVFEHWQEDAFFAYQFLNGLNPVLIRRCRHLPKNFPVTDAMVAPALGPGTSLQAELEKGSLFLVDHGILSGICTNVINGRPQFSAAPMTLLYQRPGRGPLLPLAIQLSQTPGPDSPIFLPSDDKWDWLLAKTWVRNAEFSIHEALTHLLQVHLVTEVFTLATLRQLPHCHPLFKSTGLGIEGFSELIQRYMEQLNYSVLCLPEDIRARGVEDIPGYYYRDDGMQIWGVPSSLGTREALIQYITMVIFTCSAKHSAVGTGQFDFSAWMPNLPPTMQLPPPTSKGQASPEGFIATLPPVNATCDVITALWVLSKEPGDRRPLGTYPDEHFTEAAPCWSIAAFQSRLAQISRDIQERNQDLELPYTYLDPPIIENSVSI, from the exons ATGGCCGAGTTCAGGGTGCGGGTATCCACTGGGGAGGCCTTCGGGGCTGGCACGTGGGACAAAATGTCTGTCATCATCGTGGGGACCGAAGGAGAGACCCTGCCACTGCCCCTGGACCATTTCGGCAAAGAGTTCACTGCGGGTGCT GAGGAGGACTTCGAGGTGACGTGCCCCCAGGACGTGGGCCAGGTGCTGCTTCTGCGCGTGCACAAGACTCCCCCCGCGCTGCTCCGTCCCTTCTGGCCCCTGGCCTCGGACGCCTGGTTCTGCCGCTGGTTCCAGCTCACGCCGCCCCGGGGCGCCCCCCTCCGCTTCCCCTGCTACCAGTGGCTGGAGGACAAGGGGAGCCTGGTGCTGCGGGAGGGGACAG CGAAGATCTCCTGGGAAgaccaccaccccaccctccagCAGCAGCGCCAGGAGGAGCTGCAGGCCAGGCGGGAGACGTACAG CTGGAAGACTTACATCCCAGGCTGGCCTCACTGCCTCAACGAGGAGACCATAAAAAACCTGGACCTCAACATCAAATACTCTCTGGCAAAGAACATCACCTTCTACTTGCGAGGCGGCTCAAT GTTGGCAGATCTGAAACTCAAAGGGCTGCTGGACCGCAAGGGGCTCTGGAAGAGTCTGGAGGAGATGAGAAGTGTATTCAACTCCCGGAAGACCCCAGCCGTGG AGTACGTGTTTGAACACTGGCAGGAGGATGCCTTCTTCGCCTACCAGTTCCTGAATGGCCTCAACCCGGTCCTGATCCGCCGCTGTCGCCACCTGCCAAAGAACTTCCCTGTCACTGATGCCATGGTGGCCCCAGCGTTGGGCCCCGGGACGAGTCTGCAGGCTGAGCTGGAG AAGGGGTCCTTGTTCCTGGTGGATCACGGCATCCTCTCTGGCATCTGCACCAATGTCATTAATGGGAGGCCTCAGTTCTCCGCGGCCCCAATGACCCTGCTATACCAGCGCCCAGGGCGTGGGCCCCTGCTGCCCCTCGCCATCCAG CTCAGCCAGACCCCTGGGCCCGACAGCCCCATCTTTCTGCCCAGCGACGACAAGTGGGACTGGCTGCTGGCCAAGACGTGGGTGCGCAATGCCGAGTTCTCCATCCACGAGGCCCTCACGCACCTGTTACAGGTACACCTGGTGACCGAGGTCTTCACCCTGGCTACGCTGCGCCAGCTGCCTCACTGCCACCCACTCTTCAAG TCCACAGGCCTTGGCATTGAAGGTTTCTCTGAGCTGATACAGAGGTACATGGAACAGCTGAACTATTCCGTCCTGTGTCTGCCTGAGGATATCCGGGCCCGAGGAGTTGAAGACATCCCAGGCTACTACTACCGGGATGATGGGATGCAGATCTGGG GTGTACCCTCCTCCCTGGGGACACGGGAAGCCCTGATACAGTACATCACCATGGTGATATTCACCTGCTCGGCCAAGCATTCCGCTGTCGGTACAGGGCAG TTTGACTTCAGTGCCTGGATGCCCAACCTGCCACCTACCATGCAGCTGCCACCGCCCACCTCTAAAGGCCAGGCAAGCCCGGAGGGGTTCATAGCCACCCTCCCGCCAGTCAATGCCACGTGTGATGTCATCACTGCCCTCTGGGTGCTGAGCAAGGAGCCTGGAGACAGA AGGCCCCTGGGCACCTACCCGGACGAGCACTTCACGGAGGCGGCCCCGTGCTGGAGCATCGCGGCCTTCCAGAGCCGCCTGGCTCAGATCTCGCGAGACATCCAGGAGCGAAACCAGGACCTGGAGCTGCCCTACACCTACCTGGACCCTCCCATCATCGAGAACAGCGTCTCCATCTAA
- the ALOX15B gene encoding polyunsaturated fatty acid lipoxygenase ALOX15B isoform X1 — translation MAEFRVRVSTGEAFGAGTWDKMSVIIVGTEGETLPLPLDHFGKEFTAGAEEDFEVTCPQDVGQVLLLRVHKTPPALLRPFWPLASDAWFCRWFQLTPPRGAPLRFPCYQWLEDKGSLVLREGTAKISWEDHHPTLQQQRQEELQARRETYSWKTYIPGWPHCLNEETIKNLDLNIKYSLAKNITFYLRGGSMLADLKLKGLLDRKGLWKSLEEMRSVFNSRKTPAVEYVFEHWQEDAFFAYQFLNGLNPVLIRRCRHLPKNFPVTDAMVAPALGPGTSLQAELEKGSLFLVDHGILSGICTNVINGRPQFSAAPMTLLYQRPGRGPLLPLAIQLSQTPGPDSPIFLPSDDKWDWLLAKTWVRNAEFSIHEALTHLLQVHLVTEVFTLATLRQLPHCHPLFKLLIPHTRYTLHINTLARELLIAPGKVVDRSTGLGIEGFSELIQRYMEQLNYSVLCLPEDIRARGVEDIPGYYYRDDGMQIWGAVEGFVSEMIGIYYLSDEFVRDDSELQAWVWEIFSEGFLGRESSGVPSSLGTREALIQYITMVIFTCSAKHSAVGTGQFDFSAWMPNLPPTMQLPPPTSKGQASPEGFIATLPPVNATCDVITALWVLSKEPGDRRPLGTYPDEHFTEAAPCWSIAAFQSRLAQISRDIQERNQDLELPYTYLDPPIIENSVSI, via the exons ATGGCCGAGTTCAGGGTGCGGGTATCCACTGGGGAGGCCTTCGGGGCTGGCACGTGGGACAAAATGTCTGTCATCATCGTGGGGACCGAAGGAGAGACCCTGCCACTGCCCCTGGACCATTTCGGCAAAGAGTTCACTGCGGGTGCT GAGGAGGACTTCGAGGTGACGTGCCCCCAGGACGTGGGCCAGGTGCTGCTTCTGCGCGTGCACAAGACTCCCCCCGCGCTGCTCCGTCCCTTCTGGCCCCTGGCCTCGGACGCCTGGTTCTGCCGCTGGTTCCAGCTCACGCCGCCCCGGGGCGCCCCCCTCCGCTTCCCCTGCTACCAGTGGCTGGAGGACAAGGGGAGCCTGGTGCTGCGGGAGGGGACAG CGAAGATCTCCTGGGAAgaccaccaccccaccctccagCAGCAGCGCCAGGAGGAGCTGCAGGCCAGGCGGGAGACGTACAG CTGGAAGACTTACATCCCAGGCTGGCCTCACTGCCTCAACGAGGAGACCATAAAAAACCTGGACCTCAACATCAAATACTCTCTGGCAAAGAACATCACCTTCTACTTGCGAGGCGGCTCAAT GTTGGCAGATCTGAAACTCAAAGGGCTGCTGGACCGCAAGGGGCTCTGGAAGAGTCTGGAGGAGATGAGAAGTGTATTCAACTCCCGGAAGACCCCAGCCGTGG AGTACGTGTTTGAACACTGGCAGGAGGATGCCTTCTTCGCCTACCAGTTCCTGAATGGCCTCAACCCGGTCCTGATCCGCCGCTGTCGCCACCTGCCAAAGAACTTCCCTGTCACTGATGCCATGGTGGCCCCAGCGTTGGGCCCCGGGACGAGTCTGCAGGCTGAGCTGGAG AAGGGGTCCTTGTTCCTGGTGGATCACGGCATCCTCTCTGGCATCTGCACCAATGTCATTAATGGGAGGCCTCAGTTCTCCGCGGCCCCAATGACCCTGCTATACCAGCGCCCAGGGCGTGGGCCCCTGCTGCCCCTCGCCATCCAG CTCAGCCAGACCCCTGGGCCCGACAGCCCCATCTTTCTGCCCAGCGACGACAAGTGGGACTGGCTGCTGGCCAAGACGTGGGTGCGCAATGCCGAGTTCTCCATCCACGAGGCCCTCACGCACCTGTTACAGGTACACCTGGTGACCGAGGTCTTCACCCTGGCTACGCTGCGCCAGCTGCCTCACTGCCACCCACTCTTCAAG CTGCTGATTCCGCACACACGGTACACCCTGCACATCAACACGCTGGCCCGTGAGCTACTCATTGCCCCCGGGAAGGTGGTGGACAGG TCCACAGGCCTTGGCATTGAAGGTTTCTCTGAGCTGATACAGAGGTACATGGAACAGCTGAACTATTCCGTCCTGTGTCTGCCTGAGGATATCCGGGCCCGAGGAGTTGAAGACATCCCAGGCTACTACTACCGGGATGATGGGATGCAGATCTGGGGTGCAGTGGAAGG CTTTGTCTCCGAAATGATCGGCATCTACTACCTGAGCGATGAGTTTGTCCGCGATGACAGTGAACTCCAGGCCTGGGTGTGGGAGATCTTCTCCGAGGGCTTCCTAGGTCGGGAGAGCTCAG GTGTACCCTCCTCCCTGGGGACACGGGAAGCCCTGATACAGTACATCACCATGGTGATATTCACCTGCTCGGCCAAGCATTCCGCTGTCGGTACAGGGCAG TTTGACTTCAGTGCCTGGATGCCCAACCTGCCACCTACCATGCAGCTGCCACCGCCCACCTCTAAAGGCCAGGCAAGCCCGGAGGGGTTCATAGCCACCCTCCCGCCAGTCAATGCCACGTGTGATGTCATCACTGCCCTCTGGGTGCTGAGCAAGGAGCCTGGAGACAGA AGGCCCCTGGGCACCTACCCGGACGAGCACTTCACGGAGGCGGCCCCGTGCTGGAGCATCGCGGCCTTCCAGAGCCGCCTGGCTCAGATCTCGCGAGACATCCAGGAGCGAAACCAGGACCTGGAGCTGCCCTACACCTACCTGGACCCTCCCATCATCGAGAACAGCGTCTCCATCTAA